GCTCCGCAGTCGCCGTCATGCCGCGCAGGGGGGCCTGCAGGTTCCGCTCGATGTCCACGGCGAGGGCCTTCAGGGGGGAGATGTACAACACGCGGACGCCCTTGACGTGCGCGGCGGGCTCCTGCGTCGGTGCGGCCCCCTCGGAGGCTCCGATCAGGGCGGGCTGTGTCGCACGGGATGCCAGCCGGTCCAGGCTCTGCAGGAAGGCGGCCAGGGTCTTACCCGAACCGGTTGGTGCGATGACCAACGCGTTGTTGCCCGAGCCGATGGCCTGCCAGGCGGCGATCTGCACCGGCGTCGGGGCGGCAAACACATCGGTGAACCACGTGCGGGCGATGGGCCCGAAGCCGGCCATCGCCGCATCGTTCGCGGGCGCCGTTGCGTCGGATGTCATGGGAGCCAGTCTGACGCGGGGCACTGACATTTTCGAATGGGCGACGCCGCGCACCCGGCGCGGGGGGGCCAGCGGGATGACGGCGGAGGGCACGGGCAGGCCGACTACCGATCGCGTTCGGGAAGCTCAAGGAACTTCCACACGGCGCGCCACGCCACCTTGAACGGCACGCCATCGTCCAGTGCCTCACGCACCGTGCGATTGTCCAGCTCCGACAACACGATCTGGTCTGCCCATACGCGCGCGTAGTTGCCACCAAGATGGTGATCCATCCGCCGCCAGAACTCGGTTTCTCGCACGGGTCGAGCTTAGGTCGCCGGGCCGATGGGTCGCCGGCAGGTGCCGGTGAGGGGATCATGGGGCGTGTCGCTTCGCTTCGAACGCTTGTTCGCATATTGTGAATAGTGCTTGGCGCTACGTCCACAGCTTCCCGGTGGGGCGGGAAATGTCAGAGGCCGGTCCTACAGTCAACACAAGACGGCGCAAGATGGCGCACCACACGTGACACAGCTTGAAACAGACGAAGAGAACCACGCACATTCCGTTGGCCACCGTGCCGACACGAGGAGAGGATCGGGACATGGCCGTAGCAGATCGAAACAAGGCTCTGGACGCAGCGCTTGCCCAAATCGAGAAGGCCCATGGCAAGGGCTCGGTGATGCGCCTTGGCGACCAGGCCTATGCGCAGATCGAGAGCATCCCCACCGGGTCGGTGGCGCTCGACATCGCCCTGGGAATCGGGGGACTGCCGCGAGGTCGCATCGTGGAGGTCTACGGTCCCGAGTCATCCGGTAAGACCACCGTGGCCCTGCACGCCATCGCGAACGCCCAGGCAGAAGGTGGCATCTGTGCCTTCATCGACGCGGAGCATGCGCTGGACCCGAGCTATGCCCATGCGCTGGGCGTCAACACCGACGAACTGTTGGTGAGCCAGCCCGACAACGGTGAGCAGGCCCTGGAGATCGCTGACACCCTGGTCCGCTCCGGTGCCCTGGAGCTGTTGGTGATCGACTCGGTGGCCGCATTGACGCCCCGCGCCGAGATCGAGGGCGAGATGGGTGACAGCCACGTGGGCCTGCAGGCGAGGCTCATGAGCCAGGCGCTGCGCAAGATGACGGGCGCCATCAAGTCGGCGAACACCACGGTGATCTTCATCAACCAGCTTCGCGAGAAGATCGGCGTGATGTTCGGCTCGCCCGAGACCACGACTGGTGGCCGAGCCCTGAAGTTCTATTCGTCGGTGCGCTTGGACGTCCGGCGCATCGAATCCCTCAAGAACGGCAATGAGATCGTGGGAAACCGCACCCGGGTGAAGGTTGCCAAGAACAAGGTTGCGCCGCCGTTCAAGCAGGCCGAATTCGACATTCTCTATGGCAAGGGCATCAGTCGTGAGGGAAGCCTCATCGATATGGGTGTGGACGCCGGGATCGTGCGCAAGGCCGGGGCATGGTTCACCTATGGTGATGACCAGCTCGGGCAGGGCAAGGAGAATGCCCGCACCTTCCTGATCACCCATCCTGAGGTCGCCAGTGATATCGAGCACAAGATCCGGGTGAAGCTCGGGCTGGACGCCAGTGATGAGGTACCTGAGGGGATCGATCCCAGGACCGGGGAGGTCGTGGATTCCCCGGCGAGCGAGCTGGTGGATGCCAAGGCGGGCAAGCAGTCAGCGTCGAAGTCCGGTAAGGCCACGGTCTGATCGTGGTGGGTGACAGTGGTTCCGCCGCGGCGAAGATTGATGAGCTTGCACGGCTCATCAGCGACGTCGCGGCGCGAACCCCTGCCGAGCACGACGCATCACCGACAGCTTCGGGCAAGCGCGGGGCAGCCCCGTCAGGACGTGCCTCCGAGGTGGCCAGCGCCAAGGAGATCGCGCTGCGACGGGTGGACCGGCGTGACTACTCGCGCGGCGAGCTCACTGATTACCTGGTGCGCAAGCGTCAGCTCGATCCCGGGATCGTTGCCGAGATCCTCGACCGGTTCGTCGAGGTCGGCATCGTTGATGATGCCCGGTTCGCACGCAACTGGGCACAGGAACGCGCACGCACCCGCAGGCTCTCCCGGCGGGCCATCAGTCGCGAGCTGAGCGTCCGCGGAGTCAGCGAGGAGCTCATCGAGATCGCCCTGGACCAGATCTCGCCCGACGATGAGCGGCAGGCGGCGCTCGAGTTGTGCCGCATCAAGGCCAGACGCCTTCATGGGGTCGACCGGCAGGTTGCGCTGCGTCGTCTGTCGGGACAACTCGCACGACGGGGCTACTCCACGGGCGTCGCCATGCCGGTGATATTCCAGGTACTTGACGAGCTGGCCGAGTAGGTTCCGCCCGGTTCTTCTTGTCCGGCGGGGTGATCCGGCACGGCCTGCGGGCCCGCGGCCTAGGACAAAGCGCGGGAATGCGAGACAATCGGGCAAGGTGTGAATGCCTCGCCCATTTCCATGCCTGTGACCCCGACTGGCGATGACCGCAAGGAGGCGGGATGGGGACCTTCTGGTTGCTGCTGTTCGTGGTGTTGATCGTGCTGCTGGTCGTCATCGTGGCGATGGGCGTGGTGGCCATCCGCCGATTGCGACGCGGGCCACTCGAGGACAATGGGCATTCCGGCTCGTCCCTGTCGGAGCCCCCACGCGATGACCCCCACCCACAGGGCCCAGAGCCGTCATCGGCCGCCGAGGAGAAGCAGTCCCAGATGCTGGCTGCCCTGGAACAGCGAAGTGGCGTCTTGCATGAGCGTTCCCTGGCGTTGGATGAGCGCGAGACCCGCCTGGAACTCGAACGCGGACGACTGCGCAAGTTGTCCGATGAACTCGAATCGCGCAGCGAACGATTGCAGGCCCGCAGCGACGCCGTGGAGGATGCCCGCACCGCGGCGGAAGAGGAGCTGAGCAGGGTCGCGGCCATGAGCGAGGAGCAGGCGCGTCAGGAATTGCTGGACCGCGTGGAGCGCTCCAGCCGACGCCTCAGTGCCGCGAGGGCCCGCGAGATCGAGAATGCCGCCAAGCGGGACGCGGATCGGGTGGCCCGGGGCATTGTGCTGTCCACGATCCAGCGCATCGCCACCGATCAGACCGCCGAAGCGGTGGTCTCCACCGTTGACCTGCCCAGTGACGAGATGAAGGGGCGGGTGATCGGACGCGAGGGCCGCAATATCCGCTCCTTCGAGCAGGTGACGGGCGTTGACGTGCTGGTCGACGACACCCCGGGCTCCATCCTGCTGAGCAGCTTCGATCCCGTGCGTCGCGAGATAGCCCGACTGGCCATGCAGGAGCTCGTGGGTGACGGTCGCATTCACCCGGCGCGGATCGAGCAGGCATATTCGCGCGCCGTGGACAAGGTGCATGACAAGTGCCAGGAGGCGGCCCAGAGCGCGATCATGGAGCTGGGGCTGGTAGGGATCAATCCGGGCCTGTACCAGTACATCGGGGCCCTGCAGTACCGCACCAGTTACGGGCAGGTGGTGCTCGAGCACCTGAAGGAATGCGGACGGATCGCCGGTGCGATCGCCTCGGAGATCGGACTTCCCCCGGATTCCTGCAAGCGGGCGGCCTTCCTGCACGACATCGGCAAGGCCGTCATCACCCAGGGCGACGGATCCCATGCCGCAGAGGGCGCGGAACTCGCACGCCGCTTCGGTGAGAGCGATGCCGTGGTGAACGCCATCGCGTCCCACCACGACGAGGTGCCGGCGGATTCCGCTGAGGCGGTCATCACCCAGGTCGCGGATGCCATCTCGGCCTCGCGGCCGGGCGCTCGTCGCGAAAGCATGGAGGCGTATGTGCACCGGCTCACCCGACTGGAACAGATCGCGACCGCGCATGAGGGCGTCGACAAGGCCTTCGCCATGCAGGCGGGGCGGGAGGTACGCGTCATGGTGCTGCCGGACGTCGTGGATGATGCGGGCAGTGAGCGGCTGGCCCACGAGATCGCCCATGAAGTCGAGAGTGAGTTGAGCTATCCGGGCAATATCCGCATCACCGTGGTGCGCGAATCGGTGGCCACCCAATTGGCGCACTGATCGCGTGGGCTACAGGACGGAGGCAAGGAACTCCTGGGCCCGTGATGTGGCCGGATGCTCGAAGAACTCGGCGGGCGGGGACTGCTCCAGGATGCGGCCATCGGCCATGAAGACGATCTGATCGGCGACATGTCGTGCGAAGCCCATCTCATGGGTGACGCAGATCATGGTGCGGTGCTCCTCCGAGAGGCTCTGCATGATCGCCAGCACCTCGGCGACCATCTCGGGGTCCAGTGCCGATGTCGGCTCATCAAACAACATGATCGTGGGATCCATGGCCATGCAGCGCGCAATCGCCACACGTTGCTGTTGGCCACCGGACAACTCAGCGGGCAGCTTCGGCGCCTGATCGGCCACTCCCACACGGCGCAGGAGATCCATCGCCCGATCACGGGCGATCTCGGGGGACTGATGCCGTACGGCGCGGGGCCCGTAGGTGACATTGTCAAGGACGGTCATCTGGGGGAACAGGTTGAAATCCTGGAAGACCATCCCGACGTCGGCACGCAGCGCCGGCAGTTCCTTGCCCCCGGTCGGCTGTGGTGTGCCGCCGATGAGGATCTGACCGGTGTCGGGCACCTCAAGGCGATTGATCGTGCGGCACAGCGTCGACTTGCCGGAACCGGAGGGTCCGATCACCACCGCCGTCTGGCCGTTGGCCACCGACAGGTCGATGTCGATCAGCGCTGCCTTGGCACCAAAGGACTTGTTGACCCCACGCATCTGCACGGCGGGTGTGCCCGCGGGCCCCTGCGCGGCGTTGACGGATTCGTGCGCAGCGCCGGCAGCTGCCTGTGCGGCGTTGTTGTCACTCGGCTCGGCCATGTGTGAACGATAACGCCACCGTCACGATGGGGCGCGCACAACGGGGTGAACGCAGATTGCGCGTCGGGATTCCCCGGGGCCGCTGGACTACGATGGAGCGGCCATGTTGAAGCCCGAATACACACCAGCCGTCGATGCCCCCAGCGCGCCCGCGCGCAGCTATCGGGTGATCACCTACGGATGCCAGATGAACGCCCATGACTCCGAGCGGATCGCCGGCCTGCTCGACCAGGCCGGATATGTGGCGCTGCCTGCGCACGAGCACACCGAGATCGGCCCGGCCGACGTGGTGGTCTTCAACACCTGCGCCGTGCGGGAGAACGCCGACAACCGGCTGTACGGGAACCTCGGCCGGATGGCCACCTTCAAGAAGGAGCACCCCGGCATGCAGATCGCCGTGGGTGGTTGCATGGCCCAGAAGGACCGTGACCTCATCGTGTCCAAGGCCCCCTGGGTCGACGTGGTCTTCGGCACGAACAACGTGGGTTCGTTGCCCATCCTGTTGGAACGCGCCCGCATCGAGCAGGCCAGTCAGGTGGAGATCACCGAGGCATTGCAGACCTTTCCGTCGAACCTGCCCACGCATCGTGAGTTGGACTACGCCGCCTGGGTGTCGATCAGCGTCGG
The window above is part of the Propionibacterium freudenreichii subsp. freudenreichii genome. Proteins encoded here:
- a CDS encoding DUF3046 domain-containing protein, yielding MRETEFWRRMDHHLGGNYARVWADQIVLSELDNRTVREALDDGVPFKVAWRAVWKFLELPERDR
- the recA gene encoding recombinase RecA produces the protein MAVADRNKALDAALAQIEKAHGKGSVMRLGDQAYAQIESIPTGSVALDIALGIGGLPRGRIVEVYGPESSGKTTVALHAIANAQAEGGICAFIDAEHALDPSYAHALGVNTDELLVSQPDNGEQALEIADTLVRSGALELLVIDSVAALTPRAEIEGEMGDSHVGLQARLMSQALRKMTGAIKSANTTVIFINQLREKIGVMFGSPETTTGGRALKFYSSVRLDVRRIESLKNGNEIVGNRTRVKVAKNKVAPPFKQAEFDILYGKGISREGSLIDMGVDAGIVRKAGAWFTYGDDQLGQGKENARTFLITHPEVASDIEHKIRVKLGLDASDEVPEGIDPRTGEVVDSPASELVDAKAGKQSASKSGKATV
- a CDS encoding regulatory protein RecX; amino-acid sequence: MVGDSGSAAAKIDELARLISDVAARTPAEHDASPTASGKRGAAPSGRASEVASAKEIALRRVDRRDYSRGELTDYLVRKRQLDPGIVAEILDRFVEVGIVDDARFARNWAQERARTRRLSRRAISRELSVRGVSEELIEIALDQISPDDERQAALELCRIKARRLHGVDRQVALRRLSGQLARRGYSTGVAMPVIFQVLDELAE
- the rny gene encoding ribonuclease Y, with protein sequence MGTFWLLLFVVLIVLLVVIVAMGVVAIRRLRRGPLEDNGHSGSSLSEPPRDDPHPQGPEPSSAAEEKQSQMLAALEQRSGVLHERSLALDERETRLELERGRLRKLSDELESRSERLQARSDAVEDARTAAEEELSRVAAMSEEQARQELLDRVERSSRRLSAARAREIENAAKRDADRVARGIVLSTIQRIATDQTAEAVVSTVDLPSDEMKGRVIGREGRNIRSFEQVTGVDVLVDDTPGSILLSSFDPVRREIARLAMQELVGDGRIHPARIEQAYSRAVDKVHDKCQEAAQSAIMELGLVGINPGLYQYIGALQYRTSYGQVVLEHLKECGRIAGAIASEIGLPPDSCKRAAFLHDIGKAVITQGDGSHAAEGAELARRFGESDAVVNAIASHHDEVPADSAEAVITQVADAISASRPGARRESMEAYVHRLTRLEQIATAHEGVDKAFAMQAGREVRVMVLPDVVDDAGSERLAHEIAHEVESELSYPGNIRITVVRESVATQLAH
- a CDS encoding amino acid ABC transporter ATP-binding protein — its product is MAEPSDNNAAQAAAGAAHESVNAAQGPAGTPAVQMRGVNKSFGAKAALIDIDLSVANGQTAVVIGPSGSGKSTLCRTINRLEVPDTGQILIGGTPQPTGGKELPALRADVGMVFQDFNLFPQMTVLDNVTYGPRAVRHQSPEIARDRAMDLLRRVGVADQAPKLPAELSGGQQQRVAIARCMAMDPTIMLFDEPTSALDPEMVAEVLAIMQSLSEEHRTMICVTHEMGFARHVADQIVFMADGRILEQSPPAEFFEHPATSRAQEFLASVL